A part of Saccopteryx bilineata isolate mSacBil1 chromosome 8, mSacBil1_pri_phased_curated, whole genome shotgun sequence genomic DNA contains:
- the PLA1A gene encoding phospholipase A1 member A isoform X3: MRPGLRDRCFFWPWGLLLWFSVGSAGDTSPTQQPKCTDFQNVNPLQGTILEVRFLLFTPSDPSCGKLVKESSDLQNSGFNVTLGTKLIIHGFRALGTKPSWIGKLICALLKTADVNVIAVDWMHGSTGVYLSAVENVVKLGLEISRFLRELLVLGVSESSIHIIGVSLGAHVAGMVGHFYKGQLGWITGLDPAGPEYTRASPEERLDAGDALFVEVVHTDTDNLGIRIPVGHVDYFVNGGQDQPGCPTFIHAGYSYLICDHMRAVRLYISALEESCPLTAFPCASYKAFLAGHCLDCFDPFLLSCPRIGLVEQGGVKIEPLPKEVRVYLLTSSRAPYCVHHSLVEFYLLEPRNRDNNIVVTFFSSNDTFSVKITM, translated from the exons ATGCGCCCAGGCCTCAGGGACAGATGCTTCTTCTGGCCGTGGGGCCTCCTTTTGTGGTTCAGCGTTGGAAGTGCAG gagatACATCTCCTACCCAACAGCCAAAGTGCACTGACTTCCAGAATGTGAATCCCCTCCAAGGCACCATTCTCGAAGTCCGGTTCCTCCTCTTCACCCCTTCGGATCCTAGCTGTGGGAAGCTAGTTAAAGAAAGCAGTGACCTCCAAAACTCTGGGTTCAATGTCACTCTGGGAACCAAACTAATTATCCACGGATTCAG GGCTTTAGGAACAAAGCCTTCCTGGATTGGGAAGCTCATTTGTGCCCTTCTGAAGACAGCAGATGTGAACGTGATCGCCGTGGACTGGATGCACGGCTCTACGGGCGTCTACTTGTCAGCCGTGGAAAACGTGGTGAAGCTGGGACTGGAGATCTCCCGCTTCCTCAGAGAACTCCTG GTGCTGGGTGTGTCAGAGTCCTCCATCCACATCATCGGTGTGAGCCTGGGGGCCCATGTTGCGGGCATGGTGGGACACTTCTACAAAGGCCAGTTGGGATGGATCACAG GCCTGGACCCTGCTGGCCCGGAGTACACCAGAGCCAGCCCGGAGGAGCGCCTGGACGCTGGAGACGCCCTCTTCGTGGAAGTCGTCCACACAGACACCGACA ATCTGGGTATTCGGATCCCTGTCGGACACGTGGACTACTTCGTCAACGGAGGCCAAGACCAGCCTGGCTGTCCCACCTTCATTCATGCAG GCTACAGTTACCTGATCTGTGATCACATGAGGGCTGTGCGCCTCTACATCAGCGCCCTGGAAGAGTCCTGTCCTCTGACGGCCTTTCCGTGCGCCAGCTACAAGGCCTTCCTCGCTGGCCACTGCCTGGATTGCTTTGACCCTTTCCTGCTCTCCTGTCCCCGGATCG GGCTGGTGGAACAAGGTGGCGTCAAGATAGAGCCACTTCCCAAGGAAGTGAGAGTCTACCTCCTGACCAGTTCCCGGGCTCCGTACTGTG TGCATCACAGCCTTGTGGAGTTTTACTTGTTGGAGCCAAGAAACAGGGACAACAACATTGTGGTCACCTTCTTTAGCAGCAATGACACCTTCTCAGTCAAGATCACCATGTAA
- the PLA1A gene encoding phospholipase A1 member A isoform X2: MRPGLRDRCFFWPWGLLLWFSVGSAGDTSPTQQPKCTDFQNVNPLQGTILEVRFLLFTPSDPSCGKLVKESSDLQNSGFNVTLGTKLIIHGFRALGTKPSWIGKLICALLKTADVNVIAVDWMHGSTGVYLSAVENVVKLGLEISRFLRELLVLGVSESSIHIIGVSLGAHVAGMVGHFYKGQLGWITGLDPAGPEYTRASPEERLDAGDALFVEVVHTDTDNLGIRIPVGHVDYFVNGGQDQPGCPTFIHAGYSYLICDHMRAVRLYISALEESCPLTAFPCASYKAFLAGHCLDCFDPFLLSCPRIGLVEQGGVKIEPLPKEVRVYLLTSSRAPYCVHHSLVEFYLLEPRNRDNNIVVTFFSSNDTFSVKITIDTFKGSPNDWNGHPQSLPFSKIGITLLKKDLRT, translated from the exons ATGCGCCCAGGCCTCAGGGACAGATGCTTCTTCTGGCCGTGGGGCCTCCTTTTGTGGTTCAGCGTTGGAAGTGCAG gagatACATCTCCTACCCAACAGCCAAAGTGCACTGACTTCCAGAATGTGAATCCCCTCCAAGGCACCATTCTCGAAGTCCGGTTCCTCCTCTTCACCCCTTCGGATCCTAGCTGTGGGAAGCTAGTTAAAGAAAGCAGTGACCTCCAAAACTCTGGGTTCAATGTCACTCTGGGAACCAAACTAATTATCCACGGATTCAG GGCTTTAGGAACAAAGCCTTCCTGGATTGGGAAGCTCATTTGTGCCCTTCTGAAGACAGCAGATGTGAACGTGATCGCCGTGGACTGGATGCACGGCTCTACGGGCGTCTACTTGTCAGCCGTGGAAAACGTGGTGAAGCTGGGACTGGAGATCTCCCGCTTCCTCAGAGAACTCCTG GTGCTGGGTGTGTCAGAGTCCTCCATCCACATCATCGGTGTGAGCCTGGGGGCCCATGTTGCGGGCATGGTGGGACACTTCTACAAAGGCCAGTTGGGATGGATCACAG GCCTGGACCCTGCTGGCCCGGAGTACACCAGAGCCAGCCCGGAGGAGCGCCTGGACGCTGGAGACGCCCTCTTCGTGGAAGTCGTCCACACAGACACCGACA ATCTGGGTATTCGGATCCCTGTCGGACACGTGGACTACTTCGTCAACGGAGGCCAAGACCAGCCTGGCTGTCCCACCTTCATTCATGCAG GCTACAGTTACCTGATCTGTGATCACATGAGGGCTGTGCGCCTCTACATCAGCGCCCTGGAAGAGTCCTGTCCTCTGACGGCCTTTCCGTGCGCCAGCTACAAGGCCTTCCTCGCTGGCCACTGCCTGGATTGCTTTGACCCTTTCCTGCTCTCCTGTCCCCGGATCG GGCTGGTGGAACAAGGTGGCGTCAAGATAGAGCCACTTCCCAAGGAAGTGAGAGTCTACCTCCTGACCAGTTCCCGGGCTCCGTACTGTG TGCATCACAGCCTTGTGGAGTTTTACTTGTTGGAGCCAAGAAACAGGGACAACAACATTGTGGTCACCTTCTTTAGCAGCAATGACACCTTCTCAGTCAAGATCACCAT CGATACTTTTAAAGGCTCCCCGAATGATTGGAATGGGCATCCACAGAGCCTTCCCTTTTCCAAGATTGGTATTACTCTTTTGAAGAAGGATCTCAGAACATGA